The Solanum lycopersicum chromosome 2, SLM_r2.1 DNA window AGTCTAGGTAAGATacttcaattaaatttattcctaaagttataaaaatatcaattggAGGACGAGTAGAAATCATGTGGTGGTCATATACTTAACTACTGCTTCTggtattttcttgattttgccGTATGAATTTGTATAACAATTTGGTCATGTATGATgactataattataattaattattgtccAATAATGATAGTGGGTGGTTTCTGGATGATTAACCATGGAAGAAATATCATTTCCATAACTAATAACTAAAACATTGATATCCTATAACTAGGtctgtaaatattattttgtaatttgttAATTGGGCAAAAACCAAAGGTCGGAAGATGATAATGATGTACGTGTTTGGAAGAAGGTTTTAAACTTGgaaacaaaaggaaaatatattattattaaagaagTTAATGTTctgtttattctttttcttttcaaatgaaTTTGATGATCCTATTCTTATATAATTAGCATAGCTTTGATACAATAttatctttaattaaattaagtgtATTATATTATAGGAAAGCTATTAAGATGGTAGTTTTTggagaaattatgacttaactctatatttgaaattagaaaatatgagatttgaccTATTGATTGGAATCAAGATTTAGGAAATTTATTATACCTTTGAGTGAGTGTTGGGTCTAAGTTTGACGTATGAGTGTTGTTAATGTCgaaattttattatgattatcgatttgaatagattgccttgagttggaagttcaacgaAAGGGGAAGGCTAAAGTCTTGAAGTGAcagttcgactatttgaggcaagtggatttctaaacccttgcgAAGTGTATGAAATATGTGTATTTCCTTATGGTATATGTTTTGGAGTAATAAGATTTGGTGaagggttgacttgtccacattgattaatactaatgatgaaaaagggtaataaaaggcAATTTGAATAATTGATTTTTGGGTAATGTGTTCATAATGAAGAATGGTTTGAAAGACTTATTGAGTCattattgatgttgttgtgaattgtgcagtGTTATGAATGTGTTCATAATGAAGAATGGTTTGAAAGGCTTGTTGagtcattgttgatgttgttgtgaattgtgcagtgttatgaaaatggtcatatcctttttatttgtgtgaacatgtcatttgcattattttaagACATGATTGTAACAAGTGTTAcatgcattgagaaagaatgagaacttaaagaggatgtaccatttagAGGGACATAtcacgcgccgcgatggatactatatttcgagggacgtatcgcgcgccgcgatggttactattatcgagagTCGTCTCGTGTGCCgtgacagatgcatggacagataagTCCCttatgggtcccggactgagagacagtgggtgtgtatcactaggtcagacatgcatcattatacttgacattacaTTCCATTACactgcacatacttatcattagtgaacttgatattgtgttttgctgatctaatgattgcctttttgcggaacttgtgattgttgaatactaaGCTTGTCattgaggatatctaatttgtctaagtgtttttgttgagttacgttttatgtaaactgtgagctgttaggttgggttgattttaatgcaggttgtagttgtggaggttcggttgggagtggtaggagtacccgtatttcatccccttagcttgtgtttagaggtttacttgctgagtaccgtgtggtttggtactcaccccttgcttctacaaatttttgtagggtatgagcctggatttttgttgtagttgtcactcttcttttccgagacttcttggagatttgtgaggtagctgtttccatctcagcatactttcttctccataattgtgatcttgttctattttagaaacaaattcatttgagacttgagtttttcttttgaatcaattgtaatactttagaggtttgtacacgtgactatcaggttttggggtttttattaagttacttaaattttatttccgcactttattgtaatggttgagtttaggctgacttgtcttggtgggataagtcgagtgtcatcacgtccattttcgGGTCATGACAAAATATTCATTCACCCCATATGTCATAAAGATTACGAGATACTATTTCACGTGTTGAAACAATTGCAGGTACGTTTAATAGGATATTGCATTGAAGGATCCTTGTTCTTACTTCTTAGTATATGGGTTCATTGAAAATGGAAACCTAAGCCACCATTTGCGCCATTTTAAGTATGGTTTCGTATGCTTGCTTTTACACCAGCGACATCAAAATACAGCCATTAAGATGATATGCATGCTTTCTCAAGTCTCAACAAGCTTTGGCTAAAGGAGAGGGCACAGAGCTCTATTTTCTGATGTTTCTTTGTTGGAAATTGTTACTAAAAGCCCTAATGAATATCATAAGGTTTTGAATGTAAAGTTCTTTTGAGTTTTAGTTGGTAGTATCCATTAGGATAGGTATGAAACTACTGACTTGGTCTTGGTCGTTGTCATTGTTTACAAGACGACAAAGTGTTTGTACCTTGAAATTGCTGATTGTAGACCAGATGTTGGTACAACAGGTAATTCTGTGCCAACCTCCTACCTGATACATGAGTTGACTTCTGTTTGCTAATAAGGAATTCTTGGGATTTTTCTCTTTGCTATCATTGTTCGTGATGTATTTCACCACCAACCaaattgaagaaagaaaatgcACAATAAGTGCTTCTAGTTTTCTCACaattcaaacaaacaaaaaatattggtttacatacttcatttctAAATTTGTACTCTGTTCTGATTGATCTTTTGGTTTGCATACATAATCTGGAAGGTCAAAAGTCTTTGCATTAAGCGGCTCTACGCAGAGAATCACCCTTGTGCATCTCATTGGGTTTGGAATTCATCTGAGTTCCCTTAACAAATTGAATGCAAGTGGTGGTTCATCCAAGCTCTCAAGATACATTTGAGGTCATGATGTTTACACAGTCAAGGTATACAGGGCCCAAATTGATGTATAAGATAAGTATCTTTTCTACACTTCCGTCTCCCTAACAATCACTATTTGATTTACAGGGGCATATAGTGCATATTTATTGTGTGTACATGGGTAATGCTTGAATAATGTTTATGTCCTGGGTGTTGAGAGTTGCTCTGTGAGACGTCTTATGTGTGACGTCTTAAAGAgttcttttaaaatgaaatacttGATTGGAGACACAGTTTACAATTATAGGAAAAGAcgataaaaaagaagaaagaagagataAAGCGATGTACAAAAGCACAAAGTTGGGGGGGGTAAAGCTATAGTATTATGGCCATGAACAGGAACAGAATAAGAAAGACGagtgtttttgttgttaaaaGGAATAATAGTACGATAGTCACGCATGCCCCAAAAATCCAACAAAACATTGTTTTATGGCTCACATGTTAACCCAATTTGGAAATGAGACAGCACTTTCCTTTACCCTCAAGTAAACTCAACACTCTTTTCGTACAAATCCAACTATCAAATGTTTCAATTATTTCTAGGTCTATATATATCATATGTCTTTCCATAAAGTAGTTATGTGCTTTATTGCGTCCTTGAAGAACTATAGGAAAAAAGAGAGCCCCCCTTTCAATTCGAGGAACCTTTCAAATTAGTAACGAAGTCAGAAATTTTAGTAACGTCTCTTTTCTTTTGGGCCATAGTCACTAGTTTGCTTCCCAGAAGAGCAAATTGAGAGAAGAGCAGCAATTATTGAATGTTGTGTCTTAAAATTTGTCTCATCTTGGTTATGAGTTGTTTATGATAGAGagcaattttaattttgtccGTTTAAAGTAAGTGAAAAGAAATCCTAAAATCGAAGAGGGTGATGTATCAAAGTGAGATTGAATGAGTAAAAGTGCAAGTGGCAGTGAATAATGCAAAATATAGCAGAGAAACTGAACTACTGCTACTTATGTCTTAATAATCCCAAGACATAACTATTTAAGACCTTTTGTCTTTCCTTCTGTATTTCTGCATAGATTTAATTATGCTACTTCTCTTTATTTCTATCTTGTATGATATTTGATCATTTGAGAATTACTTAAATTTGAACTTATTTGAAATCAAGGCGTGACTaaagtataagaaaaataaaaaagattttggagaacttgcaaatattttttggacaacAGAAAGTAGAAACCCTCGAACATGTTTAAGCATAAGATAAAATTGATTCTTCAGTCGATCATCTCTGTCTCCACCTacccaacatcgggtgagacgggccctgctctaataccatgttaaattaggtcttaggcctaactcacaccccaaaagctaacTCAAAGagaggaggattgcccaagatcaccgatgtgggacttttgtcattatTTAAAATTCTTCTATTATTAGGTCCCTTGTGGGTtctgaataaattaaaatgtaactTATGGAATTCTTGTTTGATACGTATTATACGGATCTAACCACCAGCCCTCCTTGACAACAACGATCAGATCAGgcaaattgatattattttcaatttatttttagaacTCTGGATATCAAAAAATCTCTACTCTcacgataaaataaaaattcatatagcAAATTGactatatcctttttttttaatcagattattattttgttttgaggaatttcaattttcatttaaCCGACAGATTGAAAGAGGAGCTTGAGGGAAATATCCCAAGGGCAGTATATTGTTTTGTGAGAAAGCTATAGTTTGTAAATGAGTGGGAATAAATTGTACTCACTAGCAATTTCTTCTTCATAACATATGGGTTGTGtaactaattattaattatcgAAAGGGAAATATGACTGACCATAGTGTTTTCTGATTGCAGTCAGAGTTGgtaaattttttcctttttttctgaACATAGTTAATCATTAAAGCAATTTTACTGGATGCTTCCAATCAGGTCAGTTTTTTTAACCTACCGACATGCAGAGTCCTGACATGAgaatgcaatattttttttctatgtgAGATTACAATTGTATATTACTATACTACTATCATATTTTAAACCATGGTGCCATATTAAATAGTCTGTCTTGgcacaatattatttaaaatggttaaaaataaattgattgtaatttaaaaattataggaattataatactttttatatagtaattatatgtaaaatttGCTTTTATAATGTGAAGGTTATGTACCAAATCACATCGATAATTTTATCAGAATGtcacttaaaatgaaaagtataATTCTATCGCGAATTGCctagttaaatattttcttgtaaGAACTAATCGTACTTTATAaccttgattttcttttgacttaaaaacCCAAATATATCAACTGGAATATTAGAGTGTTCAAAGCCTAATAGGTATAAATGTTAACAAAAAGTATAATTCTATCGCGAATTGCCCAGGCAGCGATTTGCtttatagttttttcttttttctaatttctaataaataattttttttaaaaaaagactaataaaaaatagttttaaaaaatcttatattGTAAATCGCTGCCATGGCAACgatttcatttaaaaaagaaatcattaAATTTAGCAAATCGCTGATGTTGCAGCAATTTTGCTTTTTTAGACGAGTAAAATCGCTGTTCCACCAGCTATTTTCGCCATTTtggttaaatttaaaatttaaatatcattttaaattttttgttaacattttatagtataattttttattaagactTGTTGTATGACGAGATATcatatagtataattttttattatgacCAAAAAAATGCACAGCCACTAAGAGCTGAATCAGTATCGAATGGGTAAGGAAGACTTCGATCTGttcaatttaaattcaaaaccGGTTAAAAAAACTACATCAGTAGGGTTGGACTCATCATCCCAAATCGAAAATGAAGGGTGTGGTATCATATAGTATAATTTAATCAGACAAGATTTGATCAAAAAATAAGATGATATATTTGGTTCCTTTCCCAGCCTTTATTAATTTCTAAACTCTGATCTTTTTTTGTCCCTTACTATCTTCACCTTCAGCAGGAAAAGTCTTAATTGTTGatttattcttttcctttttggcaCAAAAGTTACTTTGTATTACATACTCATAAGCAACTTTGTTCCCCCATCCTATAGATATGCTTAATACTAGGTTACTCAACCCGCAATCAAATATGATTGatatataataatgtaaagTATTCAATTCCTCACTAGATTGACGCaagtttgtttatattttcataataaGGGTCAACATCAATTTCTAGTTAAAAATATTACCAACTTTAATTTGTGTCATTTTCAATTCTCCCTACCAATTACCCTCTCAATCAAGCTCTTTACACTGACTTTATCTAATCCTActtacattttttatatatatgtacttTTTCTGTTTAAAATAGAAtgactcaatttttattttagtctgTTTAATAAAGAATAACTCATTTCATTTTTTGGCAATaccttaatttcaattttatacgTGATATGTTTAAGGTtataagattaaaaatattttgatataattttaatttaaaactataaaattaaaaaaattcttttttttcttaaatttcgttcTAAACCGatctatttcattcattttgaaaCGTAATTTATTGTACTTTTTAGTTTCCCAATTATCCATTGTAAGTCTTGATCAATTCATATAATTGGGGCTAGCTGGCGTATATAGTACGATTAATTATAGGTAGCATTGCTGTAATACTACGTATGTACTTTTTAATTTGGCATTGACAAATTGGCCGATTTAGTCGTTATAGTTTGGCCAACGTCACTTTTAATCTGATTTTGGACTGCAGCCCCtatatatttatcatcatttataataataataatgtaatcctctattataaagtaaaaaacaagGTACTGAAAACTACAAATAACTAAACGTcaagaggaaaagaaaagttGAATACGGAATCCAATTCATTAGCTTTTTATCGATGCATATGATAAAGGTGCCAGAAATAAAAATAGGGCCGGGTCGGTTGAACTTGCGGCTCTGGATCGAACCAAAACTCGTCTATTCTTATACGATTTAGTTTAACTGAATATcgtatttttctaaaaaatcacaatataattttaaatatgcagttatgaaaaaaaaaatgtaaaatttgaaaTAGAGGAGTAATTGTATATTCAAATGAATGATGAGTAGCTGGGGATAACTGTGTAGTGGCCATCATTGATCTGGCAACTATAAATCACGTCTACAACATATAGCTTGACCTAAGAATAACTAAATGGCATATCATCTGTCTCTTTTTATTTACTCACTCCTACTCCTAGCTTCTTATTGATTTTCCCCACCCTCTTAATTCCTCGTTCATACTGCATAGCAAACAGGgacttttttgagttttatataCCCTATGTACATCAATGCATAAATATTCCGCGTTTAATGTATGTGACATTATTTGACTTAAcagaaaatttaagaaagaaagaaaattttttgaaatttttgacctagaaaaatcttaaatatttatgtgactAATTATCTAATTATAGAAAgacgatatttttttttagacaaACTATCGTAACAGAACCCTACTACTTCCCTTACTCTCTTGTGCTTTCCTTTGATCATAAAATATCCTCTCAATATATTACTTCATTTGTTTCTGTttatatgactttttttttaactcattttaaatgacatttttatatatcgttcttttttaaaattttatatctagtTAAATATAGTTTCTCACAAATAATTGAGAGTGAAACAGTAGTACACGCAAGAAACAGGTATATACAAAGAGTTTGGAGGTTTGTAACCACTAAAACGTGTTGAAATCTTTGGTCCCAAAATTTGTAAAAACTCATGTCTCCTTTAATATATTGCCTCAAAAGTATTAATTTAAACTCATGataaaaatgcatatatttGACATAGGCAGAGGGAAAAAATAAACCTAATTATAcgtcttttatttaattaatttagttaaatttaAGTCATAATTATGCATATGTGAGTTGTTGGTCCGTGCAAAATCTCTCTGCAATACAAAATGTAGTGTGGTCCTTGATCTACATATATTGAGTGGGCATTGTAAACAAAATGATCAGTTTGGTCCCTCCTCTTTAAGGGAAAGTCTTCTCCTCTCCCTTTCATCTATGTACCtaatttcatgttattttaatttcttccaCTAATAAATTGAACATTATACTTGTCTGTTCCTTTTCTTCTAATTATTATGAGTTAGAAAGCAAATTAATCTATATGATCTTCATGAAACTATAGCTCGGACAAGAATTAAACTATTCTTTTCGATTCAATTTATGTGTGATGTTTAAGCAGGGGTACTGACATTATATAGACAATCCTTCCACTTTTGAATTGAGttcgattattttttttagttgattttGACTCAATATCTATTTAATTACATGGTATTTCTTCGGTTTGAATGTCTGTATGGGTGGTCATGAAGATGATATCCCACATCAGTGAGGGATAAGATATTTGTACTCCTTGGATATGCCTCCTTCAGTCGAGCTAGTTTTTGAAACATAAGatattttatgtaaaatattttatagaataaattaaatagaaatatatgagaaataaaataatactatcGTTTATTCATATCTTATTAAAAAGCTTGACAAATGTAAACCTaaccatgaaaatattttaaaagataattagATGTAACTTGAAAAATAAGAGAATTGAGATACTTAATATAGAAACAAATTATTTAGAGTTAGTGATAGATATTGGTGAGACATTTAATTAATGAGAATGGCAAGGCGTGCTTCAGTCGACCCATGTGATATATACGAATTCAACCTTTTGTTGTTGTCGATAAAGCATCGACCCCAACTTTTCTCTCTACGTGAATAAATGGTCCCCAACATTTCTTTTATTCTATCgtcaaaagataaaatttaattcataatCGAAATTCCTTTTACTAATTAAGGAATTGTTTCTAACTGCTAATTAAACTTACTTcctatttttggaaaaatattagCAAAGAATTAGCCATGATAGATTAGCATGCGTGATGAGCATTTGATAAGAAAATTGACGGGCACAAAAACTAACACTTTCcccttttcaatttatttttgttacataaaattcaatttaaacttTGTATCAAGTTAAAATCAAAACATTTAAGCATAGGACATAATAATTGTACTTTCTTTgtcccaatttatatgacatcTTTTATGTTTTGAGAGTCAAAGAGTTTAAATTTGATCGAAAATTTGCACATagaactttcaattttttttaaatgaaacttatgaatttataaactacgtaaaaaaTACTATGAATCATGATAatgaataattcaaaatatttatatgatctATAAAAAATTTACGGTCCAAGATAAACTCTTGACATATAAAATGGAACGTATGTATTAGATATGCCTAAATTGTACGTGGCAAGCTGTGGTCCATTGCTTTCTAATATGTAAATGGTCGGTTGGAGTCCAGCATCTTCTCTCTtgctaaaaaatcaaaatttccaTATATTGTTTCTTCTCTGAAATCAAAGAGAATTTCTTCTTTGCAACTGTTTGCTGAATTGAGTAAGTCTGTTTACTCTGCTATATACTGCTACTAAAATTCTAGGGTTTTCATGCTTTTAACTAccttcatatcatcattttttttcactttcctAATTAGAACCAAATTTATACAAAGAAAGTATTATATTATCTTATCTAAGTGTTTATAACACTAGcaaaaatttcatgattttcattttctcatggatatatatatatatacctgccttaattttcttttaatgagTATCAACATCGCAAGTTTTGCTTGATACTCAATACTTATTTGAGATTACAAGTCTTAATTGTGTAtactaaattgtttttttttttttggtatgaaACAGAAATCGGGGAAGAAGGCAGTTTAGTGTGAGTGAAAAGGTGTTTTTTGGGTGAATTATGAGATGATTACAAGAGAAGAGAAGGGGAACGTTGTGAATGATGATGGAAATAAGAGTAAGGCATGTACAACGTCTACTTCAACAACGTCATGGACAAGGTTAAAGGATCCAAGAATAGTTCGCGTTTCGAGAGCATTTGGAGGAAAAGACAGGCACAGTAAAGTTTGTACAGTAAGAGGGCTAAGAGATCGTCGTGTAAGGCTTTCAGTTCCTACTGCTATTCAATTATATGATCTTCAAGACAGATTAGGGCTTAATCAACCAAGTAAAGTTGTTGACTGGTTGCTTGATGCAGCTAAAAATGAAATCGATGAATTGCCTCCCTTGCAAATTCCTCCTGGAAGTTTGAACCCTAATCTTTATCCTATGTTAGGTAATGCTCCTCAAATTACTACTAATAAAGAAGGTCGCATTAATTGGGATAATAACATTCCATTGGAACCACCTAATAATAATGCTTTGGGCTACAatcccaatttttttaaatgggaTCCTTCAAATTTATCCTTAGCTCATTCAGAAAATTCATTATCTCATCAACATGATCAtcatcaaaacttcaatttGATGTCTAGTATGCCATTAACTTCACATCATCAACCTGTTGTTTATCCACCAGGATTGCCTCAATTTTTCcatcaacataataataatattaatgttggAGCATCGTCGTCATCAGAATTTGATCCCAAAGAAATCAACTTCCAAATGTTGAGTAACAATTCCGGTTCAGAAAATCCCTTGTCAACTAGTACTAATTCCTTTAGACATTCTATTGACTCCACAAACCAATCTATAAGACCTTTCCATTTTCTGCCTTCTCAAAATTGTGATGACACGGAGCCTTCCAATTAAGATCATTTACTTCCTCTCTGCTCTTTATAACAACTTAAGTTTTTACACAAAGTATCGTATTGGTCATATAATTTCAACATGATAACAGAGCAGATCAACATATTATTGGTTGATCGGATGTTTCATTAAGCTATTCCACTTTCAAGATCAGAGCAAGTTATCAACTGTATGTTCCCCGGTGAGTACTGAATAATTTgatactagtatatatatatatatatatatataacaacaaTTGTATGTTCTTTTGGTCATAATTATTCCTATAGCTACAAGACTCGTGATTGGATTGTTTGGGATGCTTCAATGTACTCCAATTTCAAAATGTATTATGCTATATAAAGTTGTACGTACGGTTATTAAGagacaatataatatatatatttttggcaTCACAATGAAGCAGTTAATTAGTTATGGTTTTATGCAACATTTTCTAAATGCATAACCCTAGCAAGGAGCCCTAAGCTAGTCATGGatccttcttttttaaaaatttcagcATTTTGATCTTTTAGATGAGTTTATGTTTTGTGCGCtgataacttaaataattttttttatgtgtgaggttaagTTGACCAGTGATAGAGCTAAAAATGATGAAAGGGTTCAATTGAATCTCCTCCGTGAAAATTGTATGTTGTATATAAGTAAGAAGAGTAACTTTTTTTTGTCTTAAGTATAAATTGTTGAAACCCcctacttaatttttttcttttcattcagCTGAAGTTAACTTGCTACATAATTGATAATTCTCTATACCAA harbors:
- the TCP5 gene encoding TCP transcription factor 5, with protein sequence MITREEKGNVVNDDGNKSKACTTSTSTTSWTRLKDPRIVRVSRAFGGKDRHSKVCTVRGLRDRRVRLSVPTAIQLYDLQDRLGLNQPSKVVDWLLDAAKNEIDELPPLQIPPGSLNPNLYPMLGNAPQITTNKEGRINWDNNIPLEPPNNNALGYNPNFFKWDPSNLSLAHSENSLSHQHDHHQNFNLMSSMPLTSHHQPVVYPPGLPQFFHQHNNNINVGASSSSEFDPKEINFQMLSNNSGSENPLSTSTNSFRHSIDSTNQSIRPFHFLPSQNCDDTEPSN